In Cryptococcus gattii WM276 chromosome N, complete sequence, a single window of DNA contains:
- a CDS encoding Hypothetical protein (Similar to SGTC gene model, INSD accession EAL17245.1; CNBN0720), whose product MDLSYNVVAANCATQMAKYQECVLKNQAGDWNQICRPEGRALAACADASVPHLAELKASCAEQIATYRQCLEKHASQPDEVISENCGGLMKTLWECTEKTVASIEKREAGEKKSV is encoded by the exons ATGGACCTTTCATATAATGTTGTAGCTGCAA ACTGTGCTACGCAGATGGCCAAGTACCAAGAG TGTGTTTTGAAGAACCAGGCTGGCGACTGGAATCAAATATGTCGACCTGAAGGTCGTGCTCTCGCTGCTTGTGCCGACGCTTC CGTTCCGCACCTAGCTGAACTCAAAGCTTCTTGCGCCGAGCAGATAGCTACCTACCGGCAGTGTCTTGAAAAGCACGCTTCTCAACCCGATGAAGTTATCTCAGAAAACTGCGGTGGATTGATGAAGACGCTGTGGGAGTGCACCGAGAAGACCGTCGCTAGCATCGAGAAGCGTGAAGCTGGTGAGAAGAAGTCGGTCTAA